A single genomic interval of Candidatus Nomurabacteria bacterium harbors:
- a CDS encoding transposase translates to MGKIRRKHSAAFKATVAKTAMAENETMAELGSKFGIHPNQIAKWKTQAEEILKAGFDKKDLSLELKEKERLIEDLYRKIGKLEYSLDWLKKKMGIDE, encoded by the coding sequence ATGGGAAAAATAAGAAGAAAACACTCAGCGGCATTTAAGGCCACGGTTGCAAAGACAGCAATGGCAGAAAATGAAACAATGGCTGAACTAGGGTCAAAGTTTGGGATACACCCAAATCAAATCGCAAAATGGAAAACCCAGGCAGAGGAGATTCTGAAAGCCGGATTTGACAAAAAAGACCTGAGCTTAGAACTGAAGGAAAAAGAGAGGCTCATTGAAGACCTGTATAGAAAGATAGGCAAACTGGAGTATAGTTTGGACTGGCTAAAAAAAAAGATGGGAATTGACGAATGA
- a CDS encoding IS3 family transposase, with amino-acid sequence MTNEEKRRLVEKNSVLTKKDQIALLQLNKSTYYYKPVEVSEYDQYLLNRIDEIYTKRPFYGYRPITDELNTTGDDVNHKKVLRLMNLLGISAVVPKKNLSKFNEVDQKYPYLLKDLEITKPNQVWCSDITYIRMRHGFLYLIAEMDWYSRYVISWKLTNTMHKSGCVSVLQEALNQGRPQISNTDQGSQYTSQEYTDLLKIYSVKISMDGRGRAFDNIFIERLWRTVKYEEVYLYDYADGNEARDRLEKYFLFYNHQRRHSSLEKRTPADVYFNY; translated from the coding sequence TTGACGAATGAGGAGAAACGACGACTTGTAGAAAAAAATAGTGTACTGACGAAAAAGGATCAAATAGCTCTTTTACAGTTGAACAAAAGTACTTACTACTACAAACCAGTAGAAGTCAGTGAATATGACCAATACCTACTTAATCGAATCGATGAGATCTACACAAAAAGACCCTTTTACGGGTATAGACCAATTACGGACGAACTTAATACCACAGGAGACGATGTGAATCACAAGAAGGTTCTACGACTGATGAATCTGTTGGGCATATCGGCAGTAGTGCCCAAAAAGAATCTCAGCAAATTCAATGAGGTTGACCAGAAATATCCGTACTTGCTCAAAGATCTTGAGATAACGAAACCAAATCAGGTCTGGTGCAGTGACATTACGTACATCAGAATGCGACATGGATTCTTGTATCTGATAGCCGAAATGGATTGGTATTCAAGATATGTAATCAGCTGGAAATTGACAAATACAATGCATAAGTCAGGTTGTGTCAGTGTTCTACAGGAGGCTTTAAACCAAGGCCGGCCACAGATTTCGAATACAGATCAGGGAAGCCAGTATACCAGTCAGGAGTACACGGATCTTCTGAAAATTTACAGTGTAAAGATCAGCATGGATGGGAGGGGTCGGGCATTTGACAATATCTTCATCGAGAGGTTGTGGAGAACTGTGAAATATGAGGAAGTGTACCTGTATGATTATGCTGACGGAAACGAAGCTCGAGATCGACTAGAGAAGTACTTTTTGTTCTACAACCATCAGAGGAGACATAGCTCACTTGAGAAGAGAACTCCTGCTGATGTATACTTTAATTATTAA
- a CDS encoding virulence RhuM family protein — protein sequence MADNKTLIIRNSTAEFLIFTSQAGENSIEVRYQDETVWLSQKMIAELFAVDVRTVNEHLKNIYESRELMEDSTIRKFRIVQKEGERDVSREIDFYNLDAIISVGYRVNSVRATQFRQWATQVLRNFAIKGYVLDKKRLENGVLLDENYFERLLEEIREIRLSERMFYQKITDIYTTSIDYNKDAPTTKDFFAKVQNKLHFAIHGHTAAELIKERASSKKENMGLTTWEKAPSGKILKSDVGIAKNYLTKDELESLGRVVNSFLDLAEDRAKRQIPSTMEDWSKLLDSFLELSERAKLDGKGSVSAETALKFASSEFEKFRILQDKLFESDFDKEVKHLLQDNENKEKD from the coding sequence ATGGCAGATAACAAAACCCTCATAATCCGCAATTCAACAGCAGAATTTCTAATATTCACATCCCAAGCAGGTGAAAATAGTATTGAAGTTAGATATCAAGATGAGACTGTATGGCTCAGTCAAAAAATGATTGCAGAACTCTTTGCAGTTGATGTTAGGACAGTTAATGAACACCTTAAAAATATTTATGAAAGTAGAGAATTAATGGAGGATTCAACTATCCGGAAATTCCGGATAGTTCAAAAAGAGGGTGAAAGGGATGTTTCTAGAGAAATTGATTTCTATAATCTCGATGCAATTATTTCCGTTGGATATAGAGTTAATTCTGTTCGAGCTACGCAATTTCGACAATGGGCTACTCAAGTATTGAGAAACTTTGCAATCAAGGGGTATGTACTTGATAAAAAACGACTTGAGAATGGAGTACTACTAGATGAAAACTATTTTGAGAGGCTACTCGAAGAGATTAGAGAAATTCGACTAAGTGAAAGGATGTTCTATCAAAAGATTACAGATATATACACAACAAGTATTGATTACAATAAAGATGCGCCAACAACTAAAGATTTCTTTGCAAAAGTCCAAAACAAACTACACTTTGCTATACATGGTCATACCGCTGCAGAACTGATAAAAGAAAGAGCTAGTAGCAAAAAAGAAAATATGGGACTAACAACATGGGAAAAAGCTCCGTCAGGTAAAATTCTTAAAAGCGATGTAGGTATAGCTAAGAATTATTTGACTAAAGATGAGTTAGAATCACTCGGTAGGGTTGTAAACTCTTTTCTTGATCTGGCAGAAGATCGTGCTAAAAGACAAATACCAAGTACAATGGAAGACTGGAGCAAACTTCTTGACTCATTTCTTGAACTTAGCGAAAGAGCAAAACTGGATGGGAAAGGAAGCGTCTCAGCTGAGACTGCATTAAAATTTGCATCAAGCGAATTTGAAAAATTTAGGATATTACAAGATAAATTATTCGAGAGTGATTTTGATAAAGAAGTTAAGCACCTACTTCAAGATAATGAAAATAAAGAAAAGGATTAA